In the genome of Arctopsyche grandis isolate Sample6627 chromosome 13, ASM5162203v2, whole genome shotgun sequence, the window ggaaaatattacgttcagtctcggcagcaacgatttcattaagaagtcgaatagctcttgggataggagccattcgaaaaagaaccacatagttattagggacataaaatcCCAGTCTCCATTATATGGAGTCTTACCCAtatgactcattcattgaatATTGAGAGAAtacaaaaacggtttctcagatatctttatatgaaattgtatggttattatctGAATTGTGTCTGTTACGATGTACTTCCTCCGACCACTCTTTGTAATGCTCGATGAGGTGAATTGCTCACGAGCGTTCAACCAGACACGCGAAGGTGGTCTTCAATACACCAACGGTGCTCTTCATACACCTATCTATGGAGACACGTGAAAGTGGTCACCCGAGACACACCTCTTGATGAACAGCTCACATCACTGAGCAGAAAGCATAGACCCGTCGGCAACGCACCTCATTGAGCACTCAGGAAAGTTATACCTTACTTAACAATAAACGAAGTACAAAGAAAGAAGAAGGCATCTTAATTATCTCCACACACTCCTATACATGGTCCGTGGAACCTTCTAATTGTCCTTGAAACTCCTATAATGGTCCTTGAACAATTCTAAACattatcctagtgcattcctattaggggcgctaggcttcaactcattggagtctcgtcgtgttatgtttctgggaaagcatttttttaagctattaaatgggacagtacacaatcctcaggttcttaatgaatttaggttttatgcaccttgtaagttcagggacctgaagaatcgtgatttgtttgttcctcttggggctcgcacaaatatgttggcaacgtctcctacatatatctagggcgatatacatatatgtatctgttcaaccgggttgctggtgaaattgacctcttcaatgtaAACTATGCTAAACTGGTGGTTGTTGAGCaacgccagtggttgatttcagcaattataaatgtaaatgattattattattattgtgatgttatgattataatgattttatgttattattattatgatgatatgttattagtattattatgatgttatgttattattatgatgatgcTATGAATATTATGatgttatgttatattattatgatattacaTCAATATTATGTTGCTATGATtaaatgaccggccacagtgacgcgttggaacTCGCTGTAATGacactgtggctaatattttaaataaaataaaatatcgttgcACTTACTTGACTTCATACATTCAAAAATAGCTTTTAAATAATACAGAGGATAATTAAGTTATATctgtacatagccagcagtatggctcggtggttgcgtttatgtttagtgccgagagattactgggttcgattccgtgctaatttttaatactgctagttagacttggataattgtgactcgatcgtttcttatcagagtttgccaatttatctaatttttatttttgaaacggttcttcaaattgtcaaaaatcatcctacctgctgtcaaaaatatctgaatttgatttatgtacaatatgtaaaaatttatgtacaagtctaaatccatagatgtcttaattcatcaattaattaattgctcttcagcctctcgaaatacagcgatttatgtaattaaaatgctacaatgtttgtaattaattgtctaggaaggcgcattggggtctaaccgttaggccttcctgatatatagcaatgtaaaataaaaaaaatcttcacaatgaatacaaaatacatatgaaaacaaTAAGTTCTGTCTgtctattatatgaatattatcattatatttttgatGCTTACAATTTTcttatttgtatttacatacatacatatcactccttaaaaatgaataatgcaTATTCTGTTTACAAATGCTTGAAAAAATTCTACATTTAGTCTTTCAATCGATTGCCATCAGCTACAAAACTTCTTCTGCTTTATCGCGTGCTCCATAGTTTCCGGAATCAAATTTGTGGAACCAATATTTAGTCTTGCGTGTAAACCTTAATGATTTTGTTTAATGTTTTGTCGATATCACAAATTGCTTCCGTTTCGCCAATTTACATGGCACcttctaatatgtatataatacatacatgaaacATATTGTCATatggaaatttcaaaaatttcacCATAACAAACTGCTCAAATTCACTTAGAAAGCATTCCTTACCACTTTCAATCtaaaataatggaaattttaATATGCACAGATTGTACCGGAATGGTTTTCTTCTACTAAGTATTATGTTCGTATTGGTGTGTGTGTTTTTCGCATAATTATCAATGGCGGCAAACGTGTTAAGCGATCCCCCAGGATGGCCATTAGCGGGCCATGGTCACACGCGAGTCAGTGATTTTTTCCCCTTTTTTGTATGactctattattttattcgCCGTAATTGCTTTTTAATACTGTCGACCCATTAAAACGTCACTAATAGTCGAAAAACACACGATGAAAGTCCAAATTACAGGtgtcgtgcaatttttaaagaGCGAAATTTTTCCAGCTGGAAAACGCCCCGACACTGGAAAACAAGCGATCGAACGCTAATCGCTGAAATGCCAAAAATTGCGTCACACGTGATGTAATCAAAGTGAACGTGTCACGCTTTATTTTATAACCCAAACATTCCacataataaacatatatatgtacatatataaaatgcaataaaatacaACTTAACTCGACTGTTGAGAGACCGACTACATTTGATCATAATATTCTGTATTATATTCCACGTGTAAATTTCGTTCGTTCACAAGCATAGTGtacatagtttgttcatacacgaaccaatctcgTCAGCTATAgtatacacaaaagaacaaattttcAAACGAACAAGTTTGTTCTTGCACAAACTAATAGGCATAAGTtgaagtattctcaatcgtttgtgtcattatctttacatacatatatgcttacccttggttgcaatatttttaatactagcataaaaggaaattatagcAAACTTGTAATATGGTTTTCATAggattttccttttaaatactttGCGCTTTGACATCTTAAAGCTTTTAATACCTAAAAGTTTCATACGACATCTGATGAGTCTATTTGAAAATGGCTTTTGACATCAATCAGTCTTGCAACAGATTGCTCCATTGCGACGAttgtgctatacagattaagaattcttaattatacatatatatatacaagtatacagCCATTTGGTTACGTCAAATACGACATCTATGgctcaaacattgtacagaagtattgtaagtactatacaaggcaaatacaaacaacgATTAACATCCGTAGAGATTTTTTTGGACAAATTTGCAACGAAAGAGTGAaaatcaagatgctgaataactcgaactTCTACCAAAGATAGAACAAGGTTGCCCATTTGTtgcaaccgtttcaatgaaatcagataaattggcaaattctgatatgaaacgatcgaccttggagtcagcacacaccagggatagaacccgtgtccacacaattgaaaatattatatgctaatcattgatgtataatagttcgtgtatgaacaagctaatgtaatatgtaaatgcaatgtttgtaattggctaggaaggcgcatttaccTGCAAGCCTTcgtggtatatatctatgtaaataaataaataaattaatatttattttatacgtatgtacatatatgtaatgacCTTGAaagcatatattttattgattgtttttttattgattatgtgtgtatttatattatctaCAGACGTCGTAAATGATaagataaaaaacaataaatattttaatcgctGATATTTTCAACATTAACCTTGTAATACAATCGatcaattaattttgaaagttgacactttttatattgtaggtgttttataaatagtaattatatatacatttatagctTTTTTCCTCACAAACCAGCCAGATCTTGGATCCAGTCACGTACCGAGCTGACTTTGGCATACAATCCGGGAACATTCGGAGCAGAACAACCCACCCCACTGTAAACACCTGACACGACACCGTACTGAATCCCGTTTTGGATCGCTGGTCCACCAGAATCACCCTGAATTCAATTTAAAGTTAAAACCAACTACTGTGTAAGTCCAACAAATCGAATCGTTATTGAATAAAATCCTACTTACAAAGCAAGAGCTCGTACCGCCTTGAGGAGTTCCTCCTAAGCACATTTGTCTACTAGTCAAAAAAGTGTATAAAAGTCTACACCTGTCACCATTCACGAGAGGCAGTTGCACTTCGTTCATCATTAGTGATGCAACATTCGACGTGTCCTTTAAtgcaattaaaattagaattactGCATATTGAACCGTTTTGAAGGTCCACCATTCGGGAAGAGTGCGCAAAAGCAACAGTCAGTACATGACCATTGTATGCGCATCCTTTCCGTTGATTGGGGAACGACTTATTTAAaagattgttttaaatatagttTAAATCATTACTGCTATAACTCCCCATCCTGATACGGTCAATAAGCTTCCGTCTTCTGGGTCATCTCCATACGCCAGTGGTATAACTCTCACATTTGCtccaaatatgatattttcgcCTTCTTCGAacgatattattgcaatgtcgtaATCTAAAATTTCCACCTTATAATTTGGATGGGTTTCGAAAGTCTTAACTTTGAGCACTTGTCCGCCTTCTTTGTACGATGTTGAACCCACGCGAGCGTGCAAAATGGGAAGATTACTGCCACTTTGGCAGTGGGAAAATTAATACATTTCCGTTCTAAATTTAGAACAGCTCAAGCttgttattttcaatatttttcgaatgtatatttgtatgcttACGGATCACAATGAGCAGCAGACAAGAGATGCTTGGAATTGATTATAGAAGCGCCGCACAAATGTTGTATACGATCGGGCCAAAAGTATTGTAAGGATGCTTGATACGGTCTCTTCTCCACTGTGGTTTCTATTCCGCCAATAATCCTTTCAAATCCATTGATCTCTTCAAATActgaagataaaataaatatgagatTTTACGTGAGTACACCCTCGGTTCATTTTTCCGTCCATGTTTCATAAAAATATCGAATTGTACTCACATGCAGATGCACAAAAGAATATCGCCAAAAGTAATCTCAAGGAACCCATCTTGTATTTAATGTTGACGTAAGTAGACTGTCGAATACATTTTCACGATATTTATTGTAACTTGCGATGATTGTTGGATTAAAGTTATCATTTTGTTTATCGCGTTATCGGACGTTGCAGTTTTATCACTATCGGTGATGCAGTTAATCTTTACTTTTGTATTCTGAAACTGGTATCATCTACTTGACCTTTATGggaaaaatgtgtatatattatatttctggaTTGTGTTTAGTTTAAAAATTTCCTTTTgaccaaactttttttttataatttgataattaaataggtcaaaaatgaaaaatcataaaCAATTTATCATTTTCATTTCATGAAAAATCATAAATTGTAACGGaaagcaaaaaatattattcctaAGAAGTTACGGAACAATAAGATAAGCAATTTTTTGAGTTATTTGTAAAATACAGTCACACATTTCTAATCACAAAAACGTGATTCAAGAATGAtacttcaaatatgtacatacatacatacatatttatatcagttGGAATCTCCAAGTTGATATTTTTCACGAAACAATGCTTTGTAAATATCTATTGGTAGAAAGAATAAAAATCTACATAATATGTCGtagtacaaatttaattttaataatgaacTATATAGGTAGAATAGTTCAATCTGGTTTCACAGTCTACTCGCAAACAGCCTTAGGCAGTTGCAGAGCTTTGTAAAGCGAATATATCACAttttgacctacatatgtatgtatgtatgtatatttgtattataaaggttgggtttaaatttttgtatttatgtacattaagcTACATGAAATACagtgaattttggaatttggaaacggTTTTTAAAGAACATCGATAATTGACTAATGCTTAAGTCACGCGCGATGAAGTTTCACATTTATTTTCGAACCTTAGCATTTTTTCTTAATGTTAAATTTTTCCATGTATATGAtgaggtaaattaaaaaaataaagttctcAAATGAagcttgaattttaaaaaaacccTTGAAAATCCggcaaatttacaattttcacaAACTTTAATTGGATCCAGGCAGTGCAAATAGTTTTCttgcaatttttatattattttttacggatttccCATGATATTAAAAGGCCCTTTCCAAATTCGAAAATTCGCTGTTTTTATGTATCCTAATgtacattcgtatgtatgtataggtatatacaggTAAAATCTTGTGTGATACTAATAcgttatctataaaaaaaagtttgttaaaaacatattaaacaCGATTGCATTTtgcacataaatatttattatttttttttaactatctaCACTCCAGTCATTTCAGTTATCCAATCTCGTCCTGATGAAATTTTAGCGTAAAGT includes:
- the LOC143920749 gene encoding trypsin-3-like codes for the protein MGSLRLLLAIFFCASALFEEINGFERIIGGIETTVEKRPYQASLQYFWPDRIQHLCGASIINSKHLLSAAHCDPGSNLPILHARVGSTSYKEGGQVLKVKTFETHPNYKVEILDYDIAIISFEEGENIIFGANVRVIPLAYGDDPEDGSLLTVSGWGVIADTSNVASLMMNEVQLPLVNGDRCRLLYTFLTSRQMCLGGTPQGGTSSCFGDSGGPAIQNGIQYGVVSGVYSGVGCSAPNVPGLYAKVSSVRDWIQDLAGL